Below is a genomic region from Equus quagga isolate Etosha38 chromosome 17, UCLA_HA_Equagga_1.0, whole genome shotgun sequence.
gagtttttatcatgatagattacttttatactttttgaaCCATATGTAACGGGATGCCTAGAGTATGCACTGTTTCATGTAAAAACATGCTTCTGAAatccatccatattgtcgcaaGCAGTTGCAATACATTCATTCTCATTGTTGTATAGTAGtctttgtataaatatatcattaataattTATCTACTTTACCACTGATAAGAAGTtgagtcattttattatttttctattatcaaTAATGTTAAACGGACATTCCAGTACATGTTTTTTGGTAGAGATATACACTCATTTATCTTGCATATAAAACCAGGAGTTGaaaatgtgtgtgcacacatgtgtataCAATTTAGATTTAGTAAatattggcataaagttttcTACAATGTATGCCCATCCACAGTTCCACTGCCACAGTTTCAGTGTGTGAGTCCTCCGGgtgttccacatcctcatcaatacttaatgttgtctttcattttaatttagccATTATGCAAAATATGtgatttccctgatgactaagaAAGTTTAATATCCACTTTTAAGAAGGGTCTCAAATCAAAATGCACAGCATAAGGTCAGTTAAATTGGTTCAGCTTGATGGTATTCAGTGTCCTGCAACCTGTGCTATCTTTCATCATTACCACTTCCATTTCAGATCAAATTGACCTCAAACTGTAATGTGGTTTTTTGATATGAATATATTCCCACCCATCTGccattcttttttaatctccacaAATATAAAAGTAGGTTTGTGCATTACTCATTGATAGGATTGAATAAATATAGACCCAAAAATGTGGTAGCTGGAATATGCAACAAAGATTATCCAGGTCAAACTCTTCTTTTGGCAGAGTGGAAATGAAAGCTCAAAGAGGGAAAGTGATGTGATGAAGGTAGGAATTATTGTGAGTTGAGAGTAGATTCAGACGcaattttgttgtcattgtttctCCAGTTTATTGCACATTTCTAGAGATAATATCAACCTGGGTTAAATTTGTTACCTCCAAAGAAAGAGCCACACACTAACCAAAGCAGTGAGAATTAGCACTGTTTGTTTTAACATATTTTGCTAACCAGCTTTTTGCCAGTTGTAGTTAATTTCTTGTATAATTCTACATATAGCTTAATCTGGCATCTCTAGTTGTGATTATGTTTGGAATGCCAGGACCTGGGCAGAAATAAGGAACTATGATGAAGGAATTGACCTACAATATTGACTCATTATAGAGACATTGATAATGTCTTATCTGACAATTATATTTGCCACCGATTATTGATGAGTATACTATAACAAACATAACAGCTAGAGAAATAGAGAGTGAAGAAAATGGTTAGGATTGAATTAGATTAAGTAAAATAGATTAAAGTATTTCAATACCAAATTTCCATGGCTTTCTTTGGAAAACCAAGACAGAAATCTCTTGCAGGTCATAGTCCAAGCCCCTAGTTGAATGATGAATTTCCCAATGTTTCCATTAAGTGATTATTCCTCCTTTGCTTTAACAAATTTAGGCACATGATCtcacaaattataaaaatcagtCAATTTCATTTGTAGACATCCCGTTATTGAgcttaaaatacataatttaatagACAATGTTTCCTTGTCTTAGTTCATACATTAGAATTAGATTTGCTTATAGGAGCTAATATGCAGATGAAACGAATTTAAGTATGCTATGGTTGTCTTACGAGAGAGCAATATGCTAGGTGGATGGCATCTTCATTCTTCTGAGAGTGACGCCCAACTTTGCTTGGTCTGTAGTGATTCAATCCCACTTCTGCCATGCTGCTTTTCAAGATAGAATCTAGTACATAGGGAAAATTTCAAGAGTATAACCCAAATTTAAAATGAGTTGATTGAGGAGATTTTATGACTAAAAGGAGCATCCCCTCTGTACTTCTGCCTCTGTACTTCTCCCTACCATGTCTCAAAATCCCGTAAAAACTACCaccctggaggggctggccccgtggctgagtggttaagttcgcgcactctgcagcaggcggcccagtgtttcgttagttcgaatcctgggcgcagacatggcactgctcatcagaccacgctgaggcagcgtcccacatgccacaactagaagaacccacaacgaagaatacacaactatgtaccggggggctttggggagaaaaaggaaaaaataaaatctttaaaaaaaaaaaaaaaactaccaccCTGGAGAGCAAAGGAGTCTCATTGACCTACTTGGGCTATACTGTCCATCTGAAATGTTTTCACACAAAGGCAGTTTACAAGGGAACCTAGATAGCCTTACATATTGATGACTTTTAGCTTATATAATTGTAGCAAAAGTATGAGAGCCCTTGGTGATTGCATGGTCTTTCAGATGCATGTCCTTGCCCTGTTTCTAAACAAGCCACTTCCACTGATTAAATCATCAGCAAACTAGAGCAGACCCATGTGAAGTTGTCAAATATGTTGTAAATACCAAGATAAGAGTTATTTGGTTTGATTACTTTCCAAATAGtttatttgtatgtctttaaCTTTCCAATACCTTTAGCATACACAATCACTTTATGTTCTTACttataatatacaaaaatgaattcaagGCACATACTAGACCCTCAGTGATTGTTTTGCACTTATATGTAATAAACATTCAAtacaaattaactttttttaGTGTCTTTCTTTCAGATGCTGTGCTGTTGCTTGGGCAAATAAATGAATTGCATATTCCTAAATCTCAGTATTCAAAACTCCACAATGAAGTTAATAATTTAGGAAATAGAGACATATAGTCAAGGCACAGGGTGGTGTGTTTGGcagactggaattggccaccccaagatatgtctctttagatgaggattgtttggggctggttacttttaaaaaacttcggacaggaaagaaactctgaaaagtacaatttacttaccctttgttaagagacatttacatttgtaaaggaaatctccatctgtaaaggcatctccctctctgtgcctggaagaagggaggatgaccttatctttataaactcttaatcaatgcagaaggcaaggacttaaatgtGCATGacaatcttactcttgtttataGTACTTGTCTGGTACCCTCCCATAACTGATTCCCTCTACctccaacatccttctttgtctttagctgaagatgatatttaaggaggctcaggttgcctgagcctctcccatgtatacaagttataaagctttgtttaattttctcctgttattctgtctcatgtgaatttaattcattttctagccagaaggacccagagcaggtagaggaaatgtcttcctcctctacgtGTGTGAACCAAACTGAGAGcactggaagaaaggaaaggattctGGAGGAAGTGACTGAGTTGTAGTTTGCAACACATGGGTTGAGTCATCAGGCCAGTCCCCTTCGCTCTCTATAGCCTAGCCACACTCATCTCCTTTGAATTCCACAGAAATGGCACATTTCTGACCACATCAAGCCCTCTCTAACTGTTGATTCGTCTACCTAGACTTCTTTCTCTATCAGCTCTCAGTTAATTCCTACCTATCTTGTAGATCCCAGATTGACTCCATTTCCAAGAAGCACTTTTTAACTTTGTTCACTGTACTTGAACAATTACTTTTGGGTTCAGAGTGACTAGTCTTTCTACATTATGGCATAATTAtagtttattataaataatttaaatgattatttaattaatatttgtcaCTTCAATTAGGTAAGATTCATTAGTATAAAAACTGCTGGAATCACCATGAAACACAAAGAACATAGAAGTGCATCAGACACTTAGGAAACTCTCAATAACTTTTAGACAATTAAGTTAACGCAAAAATATAagtttgagaaaacaaaaatttgggAAAATAGGAGTTCAGAATTTTCTGCAAATAGGGATTACCAAATAATCAAGACATAAAATGAAGCATGGTGTATTTAGGGAATGCCACATATTAGTATGGCTGGAACCTTGTATAAATACTTATTGGATTGccccacagtaatcaaaacaattttgattttCATGTATTATACTGtaagattgagagaaaatatatacatatatttaccttttcagtggaactactttttatttttaaacatttttatgtattatagTGTAAGATTGAGAGAAAAGCATATACATATAACTTATAAATGggaccactttttatttttaagttttttcagaGCGTCCTTCACATCTTTGTTCCGTAGGCTATAAATCAGAGGATTTAACATGGGACACACAAGGGAGTAAAACAATGAGGTCATTTTGTCCTGATCTAGGGAGTAAGAAGAACTGGGCCTGAAATACGTGAATAGTAGAGCTCCCTGGAAAATTGCAACAACAGATATGTGAGAGGTGCAGGTGGAGAAAGTTTTGAACCTCCCCTCAGCAGATTGGATCTTTATCACCGCTAGGATGATATAACAATAAGACACAAAAAGACCTGAAAGAGTAACCAGTTCAATCAAGCCAAAAATGGTGAATATCACTAACTCATTGACCTGTGTATCTGAACAAGatagcaaaagaagaggagggataTCACAGAAAAAATGGTTAATCTCATTTGACCCACAGAAACATAAGCAGAACGTTAATATTGTGTTTATCAAAGCATCCATAATTCCTGTCATGTAAACCACAACCATGAGCAGGGAGCAAACTCTGCTGGACATGTTGACTGTATAGAGCAAGGGGTTGCTAATGGCCTTGTACCAATCAAAGGCCATCACCACCAGCAGTAGACACTCAGAATCTACAAAAGTACAAAAGATCAACCACTGCAGAGCACAGCCATAGAAGGAAATTGACTTGTTCTTGGCAATGAAGCCTACTAGCATCCTGGGTCCAATTGCCGTGGAATAGCAGAGGTCACTGAAGGAGAGATGGCTGAGGAAGAAATACACTGGTGTGTGCAGCTGGGAATCTATTCTAATTAAAATGATCATCCCAAGATTTGCAACAAGAATAGTGAGataaacaatcagaaatgtgGTAAATAGGGTCACTTTCATTCCTGGGTTATCGCTAATTCCCAGGAGAAGGAATTCATTCAAGGAAGAGCAATTTTCACCATCcattcttctttattcttctaaaatgctacagaaatgaacaaaaaaggTAGACGAAAGTTTTAACTCTTCTtgacacaaatataaaaatataatctatatgtcagaaagaatttatttcagtacattatattctttattatcaAAAAAGATAGTCCAAATAAGTTTTATTGTTATGGTGTTGACAAAAGTAAAAGTGTCTGATGTGGGATTTTGAGAAAGTCTGATTCACAGTTTGGATGTCATCCACGAGGTAGGTGGCTTGCGTGAAACTTCACTGCTCTATCTCAGCAGTCAGTCATGAACAGAGAGCTCATTACAGGTCAAATATAATATGAAAGCAACacctaaattaaaaacaaagctggaaTACACagccttatattttaaaaataaatatccaattGAGTGTCAAAGTGATTGCACTGAGTTCTTCAAGAATCATGATTTGACTGTATTAAATTCAGTAATGAAGAATATTATGCTACTCTTCTTATTCTATGTTGTTTTACTATTTATTGAGACTTTAGATATGCTTTAATAAACTTGTCTCTAGAAATATATTACTGTTTTGATACGTCATTGTTACTTACATGCAGGAGTGTTTGGATGTCTCTTGAcgagtgtaggggaggaagacatttcctcttcccaaatgggggtttgtctggctggagaatgaattaaattcacatgagacagaatagcaagagaaaaattaaacaaagctttatgaggaaccatggccaggggcctttcttcctgaaggaagaaagtgcactgaagaagtggggtacacagagtggttatatacccccaaaaaggatgtttcacatatgattgaaatgtcccttttacaatagtcacaaggctgctttgtcagcacagctcttgatggaaatggcagataggtctgctgtctcagtgaatgccTCAGGGTGGCAGATGTGTTACCTCGGGCTGGGTgatcacaggtgagcgcagcaatcagttcccatcctaaagaaagatgcttaatctttaaggagatgtcaacgttgggagggggagggaagtcagttacaggaggttaccagtgaagcacaataaaatgcagatttaagtccttgcatttggtattgattaagagtttctagagagaaggtcatctcctttcttcttcttggtacagagagggagtcacctttacagatagagatttaccttacaaatgtaaatgtgtcctaacaaagggcaagtaccattcctcagagcctccttccctgtcccagtttatcaaaagcaatcagcctcaaataatcctgatgccaaagagacatatcttggggtggccaatttcaggtccctacactagcaaaaagaaatgctagaaacaAGTGGAAACAACAGAATTTAACACATTTGTGtccatttcttaaattttaaacctGCTTTTTCATTAacaacagagaaggaaacagaaatgataaatatatattagcTATATaatcttctgtgtgtgtgtgtgtgtgtgtgtgcatgtacccATGTCGCTCTCTCTGTATATATGAGAATTGGAAAGTAAGTGAtgatctgattttattttagacTTCAGTAAATATGGTATGAGGTCATACGAGGTTGAATTTACACAAATTAGTATTTGTCTTGTGATATCTCAattattactaataaaaatagaaaaaactcaAATTTGCATATGTTCTCTCACAGTGATTAAAAaactcagtttttttaaattttaattgagaTAGAAGTAAGCAAAACTGTTcatttactaaataaaataaatctgattCAGCCTCCTTTAATAAGAAATATCACGTTTTGTAATTAGATTGTTGACTATTAACCAacggaaataatttaaaactaattcatttacgtttttctaaatatttgacttctcatttttcaaaatgtaaggtttttttttcattctttaaatttgGTGACCCAGAAGCCTACCTGTGATGAGCAGGTCTCTCTGTGCTTGCCTCTGATTCCTGAACAATATGGAcacatcacattttatttttacttagtgACATTTGGGACTTAAATCTCTAAAGCCTCTTCCATTACATGTCTGTGTTATGCAAACAAGTGATTAATTAAATTTCTAGTTCTGTATTTTCCCCTGTGAATGTTCCAATATTTTCAGCACAACCTAACTGATGagtgatgcagggtcggtgagccgaggagtcaaaagaaagatttcttagactctcaagatctggcagtagtgctctttaatttagagaatagtgtggaatagcatggggacaggacccatgggcagtcagagcttctgctgccgccgcttctgatgcccccgctggcatggggacaggacccatgggcaggcagagctggtgtgtggggacaagacccacgggcagtcagagctcctgctgctgccctgagttgagggttagggctaattttatgaGGCATgtgtacgtgacttatttttactggaaaaaaagaaaagatgatgtaaaaagtcattaaatgatttcagtgcagatggggtctggttattgtgcggtcatataactttagatacgaatctggccatatagatcgtcATGCAGGTGAGGAtaccccgggcttctctccctggggcagtcctaattcataccataaaaaaagcccactgggtcatatagtttggcatgtaggccatgTCACCCTgggcttctctggctggggcagccttaatccacatcaatgaggattttaggctggttacttttaaaactgcagatgagaagcaagctccgaggactggaatttgcttgctctttgagagatatttgcatttgtgaaggaaggggggatgaccttgtaggggcctgaaattggccaccccaggatatgtgtCTTTGGCATctggattgtttggggctgattgcttttgataaactgggacagggagggaggctctggggaatggaacttgcccttgttggaacacatttacatttgtaaggtaaatctctatctgtaaaaggtgcctccctctctgtaccaggaagaagaagagagacgaccttgtccctagaaactcttaatggggaaggcaagaacttaagttggttgctgtctggcaatctcatgtaactgatttagggtggtggcttctgacccttacttaatccgatttgattcttgtctaaaagtcatgggatcacccaatgaccagaccccacctgcactgataccattttaacgttTTTTTtgcatgttctttcctttgtcttgtaaagagataactcacatacccatgccttataaaattagccctaaccctcaactcagggcagcagcagcggctctgcctgcccatgggccctgtccccacgcagcagcctgactgcccatgggtcctgtccccatgctattccacactattctctaaacaaaagagcactactgccagatcttgagagtccaagaaatctttctttcgactcctcggctcaccgaccccacatcactAACTTTTAATTCTTCACACTTGCACCTAATTGATCAATGTCAGGAAGGTAAAATGATTTTCACACGTGATTCATTGTTACCTTGAGTCCACGACCATCTCCCTCCAGTCAAATCACACATCTATTGAAACTCAAGGAGACCCTCTACTTAGTTATTTTAACTAATTATTATTTATCCTGTTAAATTAATTAAGTTAATAATTGTATTATATAGCATGATTAATTTATgcctttattatttctctttaattacttttatcttatatcttttatttcaaaaacaatcCCCTCCACGTTTCCAGTTAGAAATATAATAACTCTTCAAAGTTtctattaaatactttttattttcattaaaaatctgTGATCCTATTCCTCCAGTCATGTCATCCAACacgatttcaaatattttatgactGTATAACATCTACCATACATAGTAcactttttcttgaattatattttttcattcatatatgTCTTTTACTACATTGTGAGCCCcataaaaataatagcagcttTTGACTAATTTCTATGTATACTGCAACCTTAGCACCAAGACTTGCAAAATAATGGCTAATATAATatttgttcctaaatattttaagtggATAGACTGGTGGAAGCTAGACAAATAGCAGAAATACAGAGGGTTTTGGGGACTACTTCAATTGACATACAGCACACATGCACGTGTGCATGGACGAGTCTTTAATAAAAACTAGGATTctatttgtttctaaaataatttagtttGCTTGTATTtggtgcaatttttaaaagttgaaaagtaTTGGAGTATAATTTTACCTCCTTTCCAAATCCTTCCCAACAGCTATTATGTAATACTCTATGATCCCTGAACCTTTGCCTTTCTGGTCCCTGGCTTCACTGAACTCCATCAGCAGGAACCAGAGCTAATCAACAATTCGCACAGACCTGACTACTAACAACTTTCATCTGCTCTCCTTTTTGCCATTGAATTTTACCTTCTCTATCATTGTTTTTTGCTCTCTGGATGTAcgcaaagaataagaaaaattcacaggcaaacatttatatatttaatttgtataCAGACAGTTCCCGACTTATGATGTTTcaacttaaaacaattttttgatTTTAGAATGGTGTGAAAGctatatgcattcagtagaaatgatactttgaattttgatctctTTCCAGGCTAGCAATATGTGATACTAtgctctctcatgatgctgggcagcgaCAGGGAGCAACAGCTCCCAGTCCTACACATGATCATAGAGTAATCAACCCATGCTCTACAGTGTTCAAGTGTGTTCaaggtgtacaacgtaatgatttaatatatgtatattgcaAAACTtattattaccacaataaatttagttaacatccatcctCAAACGCAGTTACAAATATTTGTGCATATGAtgaaacttttaagatctgtCTCAGTAGCTTTcaaatataatacagtattgttaactatagttaccatgtgGAACATTACATCAtgagaacttatttatcttataactggaagtttgtatgttTTGACCAGATTCACACATTTCCCCAACTCCTCACTCCCATCTCTGACAACCccaatctgttctgtttctatgaatttaagtttttttagattcaacatataagagagatcatgcagtatttgtttatttgtctttctctgtctaatttatttcacttagcataaggcagtcaaggtctacccatgttgttgcaaatagcggaatttccttattttttatagcaAAGTAATATTGCATTTTGCATgtgtgttatatacatataaacactttctttattcattcacctgttgatggagacttaggttgtttccatatcttggctattgtaaatcatgctgcaatgaacacacgAGTGGAGGTATCTTTGATTTCCTGTTCCCATTTCCTTTGTATATAGACTGaaaagtgggattgttggatcatatgatagttctatttttaattttttgaggaacctccgtactgttttccatactgtctttacccatttacattcccaccaacagtgcaccaagattctcttttctctacaaccttgccaacacttgttatcgcTTGTCTTTTTAAggatagtcattctaacaggtgtgaggtgatatctcgttgtgctttggatttgcatttccctgatgattagtgatgtttagcacttttccatgtgttttttggccattttaatatctttctggaaaaatgtctattcagttccttggtccattttttaagagggttttttttttttttttgctattgagttgtgagttctttatatatcttagatattaacattttatcttatattgcaaatattttatcctattccatgtgttgccttttcatttcattaatagtttcctttgctgtgcagaagatttttagtttggtgtaattcaatttgtttatttctgcttttgttgtcaACTTCCAAAAATACTTGCCAAGCCCAATGTCAAGAAACTTACCATCTAAggttaggagttttatggtttcaggttttacattcaagtctttaattcattttgagttgatttttgtgtatagtgtaagataggaataaagtttcattctttggcatgtggctgtctagatttcccagcaccatttatttgaGATTGTATTTCCTTATTGTATATTCCAGGGTCTACCGTCATAAATTCATTGAGTGGATATATATgagtggatttatttctgggttatCTATtatgttctattgatctgtgcgtctgtttttatgccaatatcatactcttTTGCTTACTATTGCtatgtaatatagtttgaaataggGAAGTGGGATACCTTcagttttgttctgctttttcaagattgtttgacTATTAGGAGTCATTTTTAgttacatacaaattttaggattgtttttcctatttctgtaaaaaaagcCACTGGAACA
It encodes:
- the LOC124229652 gene encoding olfactory receptor-like protein OLF2; its protein translation is MDGENCSSLNEFLLLGISDNPGMKVTLFTTFLIVYLTILVANLGMIILIRIDSQLHTPVYFFLSHLSFSDLCYSTAIGPRMLVGFIAKNKSISFYGCALQWLIFCTFVDSECLLLVVMAFDWYKAISNPLLYTVNMSSRVCSLLMVVVYMTGIMDALINTILTFCLCFCGSNEINHFFCDIPPLLLLSCSDTQVNELVIFTIFGLIELVTLSGLFVSYCYIILAVIKIQSAEGRFKTFSTCTSHISVVAIFQGALLFTYFRPSSSYSLDQDKMTSLFYSLVCPMLNPLIYSLRNKDVKDALKKLKNKKWSHL